A single region of the Drosophila takahashii strain IR98-3 E-12201 chromosome 2R, DtakHiC1v2, whole genome shotgun sequence genome encodes:
- the LOC138912524 gene encoding uncharacterized protein, with protein sequence MSYFMSDSMEPNYYLRDSIAYTEDHVPVKKLCWSDAPAQLPQEELLTYFGSYGLMSEIHMSGTGNDSPMFQSGYVIYENATNAASALGDSNRNVFTVQASDSWEQPDAYEWTQDQNIYNESSPILGLNDDCLEHIVLRLGLQDQVRFARTCPRFREVLRRTTARMNTSVDLGQFRAMTIWDMRDFFQMFGARVQVLHGKFETNHMERLAGFIRDYCVNLKSMNVSCSPQIGLHMHTIFARAFQLEELQLHNSEIADEPLLDLQNLINLKKLNLSWNPDLTGRTLDQLPVSIEVLGLNGCRSIETQYLTEVCQHLPNLKELNLQNINTSPKRVFRSMVIEDACPSLEVLRVTAHPWTTYDYVPCLPSLNHLTIYNDFANDIEFTDQLCRNLIGSLVEHKSEELEKLEMFGFESVPREQLVQIARLQGLRVLFMPDTAFPEDMFRALPNLSNLEKICFRRSSASDYMILYLFCFCPKLNYLRLEKCTQLSVNLVRYIVARVRQEIARNICQRTLPIELWSLVERRQIREFILTNPGVAPEDIIQIKCTEDQSLRDNTGLELLEQ encoded by the exons ATGTCATATTTCATGAGCGATTCCA TGGAACCAAATTACTACCTCAGGGACTCGATAGCCTACACCGAGGACCACGTTCCAGTTAAAAAACTATGTTGGAGCGATGCCCCAGCCCAG CTTCCACAGGAAGAGTTGTTGACTTACTTTGGTTCCTACGGGCTCATGTCGGAAATCCACATGAGTGGAACCGGAAATGATTCACCTATGTTTCAAAGTGGCTACGTAATCTACGAAAACGCCACGAATGCAGCGAG CGCCCTGGGCGACAGTAACCGCAATGTATTCACGGTGCAGGCCAGCGACAGTTGGGAGCAGCCTGATGCCTACGAATGGACCCAGGATCAAAACATTTACAATGAGTCATCGCCCATCTTAGGCCTCAATGATGACTGCCTGGAGCACATCGTGCTGAGACTAGGATTGCAGGATCAAGTGCGTTTCGCCAGGACATGCCCGCGTTTCAGGGAGGTCTTACGGCGGACCACCGCCAGGATGAACACTTCCGTGGACTTGGGTCAATTCCGGGCCATGACCATTTGGGATATGCGTGACTTTTTCCAAATGTTCGGAGCTCGTGTGCAGGTTCTCCATGGAAAATTCGAAACGAATCACATGGAGCGGTTGGCTGGATTTATTCGCGATTATTGCGTCAATCTTAAATCCATGAATGTGTCCTGCAGTCCCCAAATCGGACTTCATATGCACACGATATTCGCCAGGGCCTTCCAGCTGGAGGAATTGCAGCTCCATAACTCCGAAATAGCCGACGAACCACTGTTGGATCTGCAAAATCtcattaatttaaagaaattgaaCTTGAGCTGGAACCCTGATTTAACAGGACGCACTTTGGATCAGTTACCTGTCTCCATCGAGGTTTTGGGGCTCAACGGATGCCGGAGCATCGAAACCCAATACCTCACTGAGGTTTGCCAGCACTTGCCTAATCTGAAGGAGCTCAACTTACAGAACATTAATACATCTCCTAAAAGAGTTTTTCGATCCATGGTGATAGAGGATGCGTGTCCTTCGCTGGAGGTGCTTAGGGTGACAGCTCACCCGTGGACCACATATGATTACGTGCCTTGTCTGCCCAGTTTAAATCATTTGACTATCTACAATGACTTTGCCAATGACATCGAATTTACGGACCAGTTGTGTAGAAATCTTATCGGTAGTCTGGTAGAGCACAAGTCGGAGGAATTGGAAAAACTGGAAATGTTTGGTTTTGAGTCTGTGCCCAGAGAACAGCTTGTACAAATTGCCAGGCTTCAGGGCCTACGGGTTCTTTTTATGCCCGACACGGCTTTTCCCGAGGATATGTTTAGGGCGTTGCCTAATCTTAGTAACTTGGAAAAGATCTGCTTCAGGCGCTCAAGTGCCAGTGACTACATGATATTGTATCTGTTCTGTTTCTGTCCAAAACTTAACTACCTGCGGCTGGAGAAGTGCACCCAGCTAAGCGTAAATTTGGTAAGATACATCGTGGCCAGAGTGCGGCAGGAGATCGCCAGAAATATATGTCAGAGGACGCTACCAATCGAACTGTGGTC